One Mya arenaria isolate MELC-2E11 chromosome 7, ASM2691426v1 genomic window carries:
- the LOC128240567 gene encoding excitatory amino acid transporter 2-like isoform X2, with protein MGIRTLIYYFGTTFMAIIIGVILVVTIHPGQMDLKDKLAVSNVDSRLTGMDAFLDLARNFFPDNLAQAMFQHVKTEYKNVTEHRKRIEQINVTDVVAGTTLMVNTTTGLPLNVTLSPIGNVTNVIVEYTIEVEKKGLQLGNGINVLGLICFCVGFSIYLSKMGAEGQPMINFFNILNDIVMKLIMLVMWYSPVGIMFLICGKILELEDIGAVAARLGLYIVTVVSGLVVHACVSLPLTYFIICRKNPLKLFQAVFQAWITALATASSSATLPVTFKCLEDNMNIDKRVTRFVLPVGATINMDGTALYEAVAPIFIAQMNGIELSFGQILTVSLTATCAAIGAAAIPSAGLVTMLMVLTSVGLPVEDVSIILAVDWFLDRLRTSVNVLGDSFGAACVAHLSRHELQEIDRHHLAVEMEEIDGSMKANGGDNVTSQGADGGELYPDPNA; from the exons ATGGGCATTCGAACGCTGATCTACTACTTCGGGACGACGTTCATGGCAATCATCATCGGCGTTATTCTTGTTGTCACCATTCACCCCGGTCAGATGGACCTGAAAGACAAGCTTGCTGTTAGTAATGTGGACAGTCGCCTCACCGGAATGGACGCTTTTCTGGATCTTGCCAG AAACTTTTTCCCAGACAACCTGGCCCAGGCCATGTTTCAGCATGTGAAAACTGAGTATAAAAATGTCACAGAGCACAGAAAACGTATCGAGCAGATCAACGTTACTGACGTTGTTGCTGGCACAACCCTCATGGTGAATACGACTACGGGTCTGCCCCTAAACGTGACCTTGAGCCCCATTGGAAATGTGACGAATGTGATTGTTGAGTATACGATTGAAGTTGAGAAGAAGGGACTGCAGTTGGGGAATGGCATTAACGTCCTCG GTTTAATCTGTTTCTGCGTTGGGTTTTCCATCTACCTGAGCAAGATGGGAGCGGAGGGTCAGCCAATGATCAACTTCTTTAACATTCTCAACGACATCGTCATGAAACTTATCATGCTGGTCATGTG GTATTCCCCTGTGGGTATCATGTTCCTTATCTGCGGAAAGATTCTGGAGCTCGAGGACATCGGAGCGGTGGCCGCACGCCTGGGACTCTACATTGTCACTGTTGTATCGGGCCTCGTGGTTCATGCCTGCGTCTCGCTCCCACTCACCTACTTCATCATCTGCAGGAAAAACCCACTCAAGCTGTTCCAAGCTGTGTTTCAGGCTTGGATTACTGCCCTTGCTACAGCATCTAG CTCGGCAACACTGCCAGTGACATTCAAGTGTCTTGAAGACAACATGAATATTGACAAGCGTGTCACACGATTTGTTCTGCCAGTAGGAGCCACAATCAACATGGACGGGACAGCCCTTTACGAGGCAGTTGCCCCGATCTTCATCGCTCAGATGAACGGCATTGAACTCTCCTTCGGGCAAATACTCACTGTCAG CTTGACAGCCACATGTGCAGCTATAGGCGCAGCAGCTATTCCAAGTGCGGGCCTCGTGACAATGTTGATGGTGCTAACCTCCGTCGGACTCCCTGTAGAGGATGTCAGCATTATCCTTGCTGTCGACTGGTTCCT TGACCGGCTAAGGACGAGCGTAAACGTTCTGGGAGACAGTTTTGGTGCTGCCTGTGTGGCGCACCTCAGTCGCCATGAGTTACAAGAAATAGATCGCCACCACCTGGCTGTTGAGATGGAAGAAATTGATGGGAGCATGAAGGCAAATGGTGGAGATAATGTTACGTCACAGGGCGCAGATGGTGGGGAACTTTATCCTGATCCCAATGCTTGA